The Gemmatimonadota bacterium nucleotide sequence CGCGCGATCGCCGTGGTCTGCGCGCCATCGTCGCCGATCGCGCGAAGCCACTCGTCGACGGCTCCGTCACGGTCCCCCCTCGCTGCGAGCATGTCCCCGATCTCCATCGCGAGCGCGTCAACGCCCGCGGCCTCGCGGCCCCTGCGAAGAATCTGCAGCGCCCGATCGGACCCGAAGGCGCGCTCAAACACACGCGCAACCTCTCGGTACGGAACCTCGCTTGCGGGGTCCAGCTCGAACCAGCGCTCGGCTTCGTGCTCGAGAGCGTCGAGCGAATCGAACTCCATGAGGACGCGCAGCTTCAGGTACCGTACTCCCGACGAAGCCGCGTCGCGCGCGAGAAACGCGTCCACCAAAGGGAGGATCTCGGCGGTCTCCCCCTTTGCGCGCAGCACGCGCTCCAGCGCGAAGAGCCCACCCGACGATGCAGGGTCGGCCTCGAGCAATCGGCGCAGGACGGATTCCGCGCCGTCGAAGTCGCCTTGCGACTCCCGCGCCGCTGCGTCGCGCAGCAGGCGACCCTCATCCGTCCCTCGGCGGATCTGGCCGGTCGCAGGGGTCGAGCAGAGAAGGAGCAGCGTCAGCACCCCAAAGCCGGACCAGAGTTGGCGCGGGGACATCACGACCCCCCTCCGCCACTGCCACCACTGCCGCCGCCGCCACCGCCGCCGCCGCGGTTGAGGCGCTCGAAATACTGAATGACGAGCTGCCGCACGGCAGGGCTCAGGCGTTGGAGCTGCGCCGCGTCCGGCAGTCGGAAGCGAAGGAGCCCGAGTTGGTCCGCGGTGAGCGCCATGATCTCGCCGCGCTCGAACACACCCGGAGTCTCGGATTCCCGCTCGTCCGAGGACTCCTCGCGCTCGAGCGAACGTCCGGCGTCGAGAAGCCTGTGGAAGAGTCGCTCCTGCCGCTGCGTGATCTCCGGCGTGAGGCGCCCCTGAGCGAGCTGCTCGGCGAGCGCTTCTGCTTCGGCCGCAAGTTGCTCGAGGTCTCCGAGCGACTCCTCCGCTCCCGGCTGGTCCGCCAGTTCACCGAGATCGGACGCGACTGACTGCTGCCCTTGCGACAGCTCTTGCAACTGCCGCTGCATCGCCTGCTCACCGAGCTCGAGCGGCATCAGCTGCCCGGTCTGGTTCATCAAGTCGCCCTGCTCCTGCGCGAGCTGCTCGAGCTGCTGGGCCACGTCACCGGACTGACCCTCGCCTTGCTGTCCCATCCCCTCCGCGCCGGCGATCGCCGCGAGCGCGAGCTGGTTGAGGTCTCCTATCGCCTGGCCCGCCTGCGCATGCGGCGAGGGTGTGGAGCCCCGGCGGGTCTGCATCGCCTCGATGGTCTTCTCGATCGACTCCATCGCGCGTCCCAAGTGCGCGGACAGTTGCTGGTCCGCTTCCATCGCCCCCTGTCCCGCGGCTTGCAGGTTCTCGGCCATGTTCTCGACCCCCTGCAGGAGCGATGCCTCGTCGCTACGCATTCCGGCCACTTGCTCTTGGCTCGAGCCACGCATGCGCTCGCGCAACTCCGTTTGCCTGCGCGCCAGCGAGAGCGCGTCGTCCGCGGCCTGGTGAAGCGCAGCTTGGGCAGCCTCCGCCCTCTCCTCCGCCATCTGCTCCTGCGCTTGCTGCAGCTCCTCCGCGACCTGCTGGAGACGCTCCGCGGCCCGGTCCGCCTGCTCCGCGGCCTGTTGATTCTGGCCCTGGTTCGCTTGCTGCTCCGCTTGCTGCATCTGTTGCTGCGCCTGCCGCATCGACTCCCGCGCTTGCTGCACGCCCGCAGCCGCTTCCTGTTCGTCGATCTGGCCCAGTCGCTGCTCGAGCCTCTCCATCTGAGATTGCAACTGCTCGGCGCGGGCTTCGAGGTCCTGTTGCTGTTCGCCGCGCAGCTCGGGATTGTCCTCCTCCTTCATGGCGTCGGCCAACGCCTCCTCCTGACGCGCGAGCTCCTCGGCCTCGCCGGTCGTCGCCCGGAAGTCTTGCTCCACCGCGGCCCGACGGAATCGTTCCAGAGCCTGCTCGAGTCGCTTGCGAAACTCTTCCTGCTGCTCCGCGAGATCACTCAGAGACTCGTTGGCCCGGCGCAGATCGTCCTGATCCAACGCCTCGGCCATCTCTTCCATACGCTGCCGCAAGTCGCTCCCGGTCAGTTCCCTGAGTAGCTCCTGAAGCTCCTCGAGCTCTCTCGAGAGCTCTGGGTCCGCCTGGCCGGCTTCCTCCAGCATGCGCTCGAGCTCTCCGAGTTCGGCGTGCAATGAGTCGGCCGCAGTGCTCATCTCCTCCTGATTGTCGAGCGCCGCTTGCAGCTCCTCCCGCTGCTCGAACTCCGGCTGACCTTCTTCCCGAGCTCCGCGAGCATCCCCTTGCGCAGCGTTCTGGAGCGCCTGATCCCGATTCTCTTCGGCGCGACGGGCCGCTTCCTCCGCCAGCTCTGCGAGCCGGTCGGCGACGTCCTCGAGCTGCTGCTCCGCGGCACGCTGCATCTCGGCGGCGGCCGGCATGCGTAGCACGTACTCGCGCGTCGACGCGACCTGGCCTGAAGGAGCGTTGTCGATGGCCCTGGCGTAGTACCGCACGGTGTCGCCGGGCAGAAGGCCCCAGCTCCTAAGGTCGAGAAGCGGACGCGCGAGCGCCGCGCGCGTGCCACCGAGGTCCCATCCCTGCGTGATGGGCTCGTGGCGCTCACCGAACGCCGTGACTCTGTACGCGACGAGCTCCAGGCGCCGGAGGCCGTAGTCGTCGCTCGCTTCGAGAATGAGCGGCTGGCGAAGGTTCAACGGCAGGATCGTGTCACGTCCCGGCAGGGGGATCGCCACGTGCGGCGCCGAGTCCGGCACGAGCGTGATCACGAGCGGTCCCGGCTGAATCTCGGCTGGATCTCCGTCGTCGTCTTGGAAGGACCAGGAGAACACGCCGTCCGCCCGTGGCGTCCACGCCCCCTGAAAGCCGCTTCCCTCAACCTGGAGTTCGATCGCGGTCGCGCCAGTCGAATCCTCCAGGGCGGCACGCGAAAGTGGGCGGCTCGCGCGTCCCTCCAGTGTGAGGCGGGACCCGCTGGGCAGACGCAACGGAGGCGGGTCCCCGCGATACTCATCCGGCAGCAGGCCGGTGTGCGCAGGGTACACCACGCCGAGAACGAAATCGCTCACGAAGAGTGGATCGATCGGGATGATCGAGTAAGTCTCGGTCTCGCTGCCGTCGTCGCCTTGGACTCGATACTCGATCGGCGAAGCGATGGCTTCGAAGACATGCGACGCCCGTTCCCGCGTGAGCTCGAGCCTCTCGTTTCGCGCGATGTCGCCCGCGGCCTGCCACGAAAGGAGCACCGTAGCCCGCCCGGGGGCCTCGATGGTGAGCCCGACGTCCGAGCCGCGCAGAACCTCCACGTTCCCGGGCGTGACCACAATCGAAGGCAGCACAGGGTCCTTCATGAGTCCGAACGGGGACGAGAGGCCCGCCCACGCCCCGAGCGATCGACTGGGCGTGGCCACTGCCAGGCCAATCGCGAGGACCGCCAGAACCGAGAAAGCGGTAAGGCCCCGCCGTGTCCAGACATCGAGCGCCGCGCCCAACTCACCGGATAGGACCGCCGGCGAGCGCTCGCTGAGCCCCGCAAGAGCGCGTTCAGCCGCCCGCGCCGCAAGTGAGCGAGAAACGCCCGGCGGGATCTCACGCGACAGCTCCAAGGTGCCCCGTACGATGCCCGGACGTAGACCCGCGGCGCGCTCCATCGTCTCCGAGAGCGGAGCTTCCGCCAACCAGCGCATCGCCCCGGCCCGATGCGCCCACAATGCGGCGAGCGCGAGCGCCAGGACCACCGCGTCCAACTGCGCGGGTACGTCGCTTCCCTGGCGCCAGCCCTCAGGACCCGCAAGCATCCATGCCGCGATCAGCGCGAGTCCGACGACCGCGGCCAACCAGACGCTCAACGCGATCGCGCCTCGCTTCCTCAGGTGACCACGAACCCCCTGGACCTCGCCGTGCAGCCGCTTGCCTGCCGGACTCACGACACCGCCTGACCCAGCACGTACAGGAACAGGTTCACACCCATGCGAAGCGCCGCCTCACGAAGGTCTTCGGAGTCACCGTGAACGTCTTCGTCTTCCCAACCATCTCCCAGATCCGATTCATACGAGTAGAACACCACCAACCGCCCTTCGTGAAAGACCCCGAAGGCCTGCGGAGGGTTGCCGTCATGCTCATGAATCTTCGGCAGCCCTTCCGGAAAGTCGTAGAACGTGTGGAAGACCGGGTGATCGGCAGGGATCTCCGTCAGCTCAGAGTCGGGAAAGATCTGGGCGATCTCCTCCCGGAACGACTCGTCGAGACCGTAGTTGTCGTCGGCGTGGAGAAAGCCCCCCGACGTGAGATACTTCCTCAACTGGACGCGCTCCGCCGCGGAGAAGCGCACGTCACCGTGCCCGGTCATGTAGAGGTAGGGGTGGTCGTACAGCGCGGGATCGAGCGGTCGGATGTTGATCTCTCGGCGGGCGACCGGAATCCCGGTCCGCTCCCGGATCGCGGCGAGCAGATTCGGCAACGACGACGGGTTCGCGTACCAGTCGCCCCCGCCCTCGTACTGTAGGCGCGCGATCGTGATCGAGTCGCTCGGGGCGGACTCGAAGCGTGCGTCACTAGACGTCAGAAGCGTCGCCAGGAGGATCCAGGTCATGCGTGGGCCTTCAAAATTCGTCGGAGTCGTGGACGATACGGTACGCGTCGTTACGCGATAGGTCGAGACGGCGAGCGATCTCCTTCGCCGCAGCCGACGGCTTCATGCCCTCGGCGGCGAGCTCCAGTGCCAATCCCCTCGCTGCGTCCAGCCTCGACGCACGCTCCGCCTCGGATACGCCGGAGTCCCCGGGAGCCACGACGACAGTGACCTCGCCCTTGGGCGGATGTTCCCGGTAGTGTGCCGCGACCTCGGCGAGGCTTCCTCGCTGAAACTCCTCGTGCACCTTGGTCAATTCACGCGCCACCGCGACCGCCCTCTCCGGGCCGCATTCACCCACGAGATCCTCGAGCAGACGCACGGTACGTCGGGGAGACTCGAACAGCACGACGGTCTCGGTGCTGGAGGCTACCCTCTCGAGCAGCGCCTGCCTCGACTTCCCTTTTCGGTCGGGAAAACCGAGGAAGAGAAAGGGTCCCATGGACAGCCCGGACGCGACCAGAGCGGCGAGCACGGCCGAGGGCCCCGGAATCGGAACGACCGCATACCCGGCCTCGTGTACGGCTGCAACGAGGGTCGCACCGGGATCGCACACCAACGGCGTGCCCGCGTCGGATACGAGCGCGAGATCCTCACCCGCACCGAGCCATGCCAGGACGCGCTCGATGCGCCCGCGCTCGTTGTGGGCGTGCAACGACACGAGAGGCGCCTTGGCCCCCACGTGGGCGGTGAGCACACGGGAACGCCGCGTGTCCTCCGCGAGGATCCGGTGCACCGCACGGAGCGTCTCCTCCGCTCTGGGACTCACGTCCGCGAGGTTCCCGATGGGGGTGCTCACGAGGTATAGGGTGGCCACCCGGGAAGTCTACCACCGGCTGCTAAAGATGTTCTAGGATTTTCTCCTCTAGCTGCGGACGCGGAACCGCGCCGATCACCTTGTCGACGAGCTCTCCGTCCTTGAAGAACAGGATGCTCGGAATCGACGTCACTCGAAAACGCGTCGTCACGCTCGGGTTGGTGTCCACGTCGAGCTTCCCGACCCGCAGTCCCTTCTCCTGGTACTCTCCGGCGAGCTCCTCGACGATCGGTGACACCATCTTGCACGGGCCACACCAGGTCGCCCAGAAGTCGATCATCTGGAGCCCCTCACCACCCTCGACCTCCTCCGCGAAGTTCGCGTCGGTGATTTCGAGAATCGCATCATTCGTTGCCATTTCGGCTCTCCTTATGAGCTTACTTCCATGTTTCAATCACTAGAGGCCAGCCGCCCACTGGACCACGTAGGCGTCGCCGTTCCTTCCTTGGAAGAGGCGTGCCGCCTCTTCGAGGTCCTGCTCGGGAAGACCAGCTCCCCGCCTGAAGTGCTAGAGGCCCAGGGAGTCCGCATCGCCTTCGTCGGCGCTGTCGAGCTCCTCGAGCCACTGGGCCCGGAAACGACCATCGGTCGCTTCCTCGAACGTCGGGGTCCGGGA carries:
- a CDS encoding DUF4159 domain-containing protein, which codes for MTWILLATLLTSSDARFESAPSDSITIARLQYEGGGDWYANPSSLPNLLAAIRERTGIPVARREINIRPLDPALYDHPYLYMTGHGDVRFSAAERVQLRKYLTSGGFLHADDNYGLDESFREEIAQIFPDSELTEIPADHPVFHTFYDFPEGLPKIHEHDGNPPQAFGVFHEGRLVVFYSYESDLGDGWEDEDVHGDSEDLREAALRMGVNLFLYVLGQAVS
- the rsmI gene encoding 16S rRNA (cytidine(1402)-2'-O)-methyltransferase; the encoded protein is MATLYLVSTPIGNLADVSPRAEETLRAVHRILAEDTRRSRVLTAHVGAKAPLVSLHAHNERGRIERVLAWLGAGEDLALVSDAGTPLVCDPGATLVAAVHEAGYAVVPIPGPSAVLAALVASGLSMGPFLFLGFPDRKGKSRQALLERVASSTETVVLFESPRRTVRLLEDLVGECGPERAVAVARELTKVHEEFQRGSLAEVAAHYREHPPKGEVTVVVAPGDSGVSEAERASRLDAARGLALELAAEGMKPSAAAKEIARRLDLSRNDAYRIVHDSDEF
- the trxA gene encoding thioredoxin produces the protein MATNDAILEITDANFAEEVEGGEGLQMIDFWATWCGPCKMVSPIVEELAGEYQEKGLRVGKLDVDTNPSVTTRFRVTSIPSILFFKDGELVDKVIGAVPRPQLEEKILEHL
- the mce gene encoding methylmalonyl-CoA epimerase, coding for MFQSLEASRPLDHVGVAVPSLEEACRLFEVLLGKTSSPPEVLEAQGVRIAFVGAVELLEPLGPETTIGRFLERRGPGLHHFAYRTDDIESELTRLEAQGLELVDRVSRPGARGHLVAFLHPSSTQGVLVELVQHCF